The genomic interval TTTTGGTTTCTGCAGGTACGGCAATGATTATCGGTAGTTTAATTTTTCTACCATACATTTTCCAACTATTTGGTTGGAAATAACGAAAGTTAAGGAATAAATATGAGCGAACAAGCATTTAAGTCTGGTTTTGTGGCCATTGTTGGACGTCCAAACGTTGGAAAGTCAACTTTGATGAACGAAATGATTGGTGAAAAGATTGCCATCATGTCACCAAAGGCGCAAACAACACGTAACAAGATTCAAGGAATCTACACTAATGATGAAGGGCAAATCGTATTTATCGACACGCCTGGAATCCACAAGCCACAAAACGGTTTGGGTGACTTCATGGTGAAGACAGCGATGTCATCACTTGGAGAAGCTGACATGATCTGGTTTGTTGTGAACGCAGACCAAAAGCGTGGAGCCGGTGACGACTTCATTATTAACCGTTTGAAGACAGTGGACACACCAGTTTACTTGATCATCAACAAGGTTGATTTGGTACACCCACAAGATTTGTTGGTTATCATTGATGACTACCGTCAACAAATGGACTTTGCTGAAATCTTTCCAATCTCTGCGTTGGATGGAGATGGTGTGCCACACTTGTTGGACTTCACTATGGGAAACATGGAAGAAGGCCCACAATACTACCCTGAAGACCAAATTACTGATCACCCAGAACGTTTTATTATGGCTGAATTGATCCGTGAAAAGGTTCTACAATTGACACGTCAAGAAGTGCCACATTCAGTTGCGGTTGTTATCGAAACAATCGAACGTGAAGGTGATGCTAAGTTGCACATCCAAGCAGCGATTGTTGTTGAACGTCCAACACAAAAGAACATCGTTATTGGTAAGCAAGGCTCAATGATCAAGGAAATCGGAACTCGTGCACGTAAGGATATCGAACGTCTAATGGGTGAAAAGATTTTCCTTGAACTATGGGTTAAGGTTGAAGATCGTTGGCGTGATAAGCCACAATCTTTGAACGCCTTTGGTTACAACGAAGATTCAGAAGTTTAATATAAAC from Weissella ceti carries:
- the era gene encoding GTPase Era, whose amino-acid sequence is MSEQAFKSGFVAIVGRPNVGKSTLMNEMIGEKIAIMSPKAQTTRNKIQGIYTNDEGQIVFIDTPGIHKPQNGLGDFMVKTAMSSLGEADMIWFVVNADQKRGAGDDFIINRLKTVDTPVYLIINKVDLVHPQDLLVIIDDYRQQMDFAEIFPISALDGDGVPHLLDFTMGNMEEGPQYYPEDQITDHPERFIMAELIREKVLQLTRQEVPHSVAVVIETIEREGDAKLHIQAAIVVERPTQKNIVIGKQGSMIKEIGTRARKDIERLMGEKIFLELWVKVEDRWRDKPQSLNAFGYNEDSEV